A single window of Channa argus isolate prfri chromosome 12, Channa argus male v1.0, whole genome shotgun sequence DNA harbors:
- the LOC137137861 gene encoding ICOS ligand-like, whose protein sequence is MSASKLILSVCLLACFLKRSLSKDQQQITVKTGDNVTLQCLDPRGGDIKLLQWRRQDLKDEGYVYYYKGRPRNKDYQHSSFQDRVELVDPEMKNGNVSVTLKNVIINDTGTYECYVASGDRTELINTITLTVRVSGDAGGDKDGNVGLKVGLSVFALLVGVGGVVGVVMYRKCKGPKEETSYKAPDDKDTDHQ, encoded by the exons ATGTCGGCTTCGAAACTgatcctgtctgtgtgtcttctcGCATGTTTCCTGAAACGGTCTCTCTCCAAAG ACCAACAACAGATCACAGTGAAGACTGGAGATAATGTTACTCTTCAGTGTCTGGATCCCAGAGGTGGAGACATAAAACTGCTGCAGTGGAGGAGACAGGACCTGAAGGACGAGGGTTATGTATACTACTACAAAGGGAGACCCCGAAATAAAGACTACCAACATTCAAGTTTTCAAGACCGAGTGGAGCTGGTAGATCCAGAGATGAAGAATGGAAACGTTTCTGTGACTCTGAAGAACGTTATCATCAATGAtactggaacatatgagtgttatgTTGCATCTGGAGACAGGACTGAACTAATCAACACCATCACCCTGACAGTCAGAGTCTCAGGTGATGCTGGAGGAGACAAGGATGGAAATGTTGGACTGAAAGTTGGTCTCTCAGTTTTTGCTCTGCTTGTTGGTGTTGgtggtgttgttggtgttgtgatgtatagaaaatgtaaaggaCCCAAAGAGGAGACTTCATACAAAGCTCCTGATGATAAAGACACTGACCATCAGTAG
- the LOC137137860 gene encoding myelin-oligodendrocyte glycoprotein-like yields MAAVTSASVLSTLLLLCISPVFVFVVQNIRARPGENVSLPCSALQNSDIIVIEWSRRFQNFSHVVFLHRDGWFDPWNQHPSYKNRVELKDEQMKDGNMSLILKNVIISDTGTYDCLIQRGTDQIKTTETICTINLTVFQPGGDEDGNVGLKVGLSVVALLVGVVGVVGVVMYRKRKGPKEETSYKAADDKDTDHQ; encoded by the exons ATGGCCGCTGTAACATCTGCGTCAGTCCTGTCTACTTTGCTTTTACTCTGCATCTCTCcggtgtttgtctttgttg TCCAGAACATCAGAGCTCGACCAGGAGAAAATGTGTCTCTGCCCTGTTCAGCTCTTCAAAACTCTGACATCATAGTTATAGAGTGGAGCAGACGTTTTCAGAACTTTTCTCATGTTGTCTTTTTGCATCGGGATGGGTGGTTTGATCCATGGAACCAGCATCCATCTTATAAGAATCGGGTGGAGCTGAAGGACGAACAGATGAAAGATGGAAACATGTCTTTGATTCTGAAGAATGTGATAATTAGTGACACTGGAACATATGACTGTCTCATCCAGAGAGGAACAGACCAAATAAAGACAACTGAGACAATCTGCACTATCAACCTGACTGTTTTTCaaccag GTGGAGACGAGGATGGAAATGTTGGACTGAAAGTTGGTCTCTCAGTTGTTGCTCTGcttgttggtgttgttggtgttgttggtgttgtgatGTATAGAAAACGTAAAGGACCCAAAGAGGAGACTTCATACAAAGCTGCTGATGATAAAGACACTGACCATCAGTAG
- the LOC137137814 gene encoding low affinity immunoglobulin gamma Fc region receptor III-like isoform X3: MRCEVSVVICLLCCTTNQAHLTVSPSSSQLFQHDSVSLSCEEDDSSANWTLRRNTTAQQMSQCGDGWGKPAGSSCNISYIFPSDSGVYWCESREPSTSNSITITVTGGAVILQSPVLPVMEGHDVSLHCQTKRPPSKLPADFYKDGSLIRTEPTGHMTIHHVTKSDEGLYKCHISSHGESPPSWIYVTDKPTTTTSPTSTSLSSSSTPVSKGDNMKWLPVWLPLSCVGVVLVLLVLLVLLVLLVRQHVQRKLKADDVNAGEDVTYSDVTILHHGQQPIRRSKESDPAAVYSGVRTEDVSYGQIVIRPKRSRGSELPPDPEVVYSSLRSNIKPSHLQANH; the protein is encoded by the exons atgagatgtgaggtgtcag ttgtgatctgtctgctgtgctgcacaacaaaccaag CTCatctgactgtgagtcccagCAGCTCTCAGCTGTTTCAACAtgactctgtctctctgagctgtgaggaggacgacagcTCCGCTAATtggacactgaggaggaacacaaccgCACAACAGATGTCTCAATGTGGAGATGGTTGGGGAAAACCAGCTGGTTCTTCCTGTAACATCAGTTATATTTTCCCAtcggacagtggagtttactggtgtgagtccagagagccatcaaccagtaacagcatcaccatcactgtcactg gtggagcagtgatcctgcagagtcctgtcctccctgtgatggagggacatgatgtctctctgcactgtcaaacaaagaggcctccctccaagctcccagctgatttctataaagatggctccctcatcaggactgagcctacaggtcacatgaccatccaccatgttaccaagtctgatgaaggcctctacaagtgtcacatcagcagtcatggagagtctccacccagctggatctacgtcacag atAAACCCACCACTACAACATCCCCTACATCAACCTCTTTATCGTCATCCTCTACTCCTGTCTCTAAGGGGGACAACATGAAATGGTTGCCTGTTTGGTTGCCACTCAGCTGTGTTGGTGTTGTACTGGTCTTACTGGTTCTACTGGTCTTACTGGTTCTACTTGTGAGACaacatgttcagaggaaacTCAAAG CTGATGATGTAAATGCTGGAGAAGATGTCACATACAGCGATGTCACAATATTACATCACGGACAACAGCCAATCAGACGAAGCAAAG agTCTGATCCAGCTGCAGTTTACTCAGGAGTGAGAACAGAAGACGTCAGTTATGGACAAATAGTCATCAGACCAAAGAGGAGCAGAGGTTCAG agcTTCCTCCAGACCCAGAGGTCGTCTACTCTTCACTGAGATCGAACATCAAACCTTCACACCTTCAGGCCAACCACTGA
- the LOC137137814 gene encoding low affinity immunoglobulin gamma Fc region receptor III-like isoform X1, whose product MFWTEVKKKKHNVEKLNIVICLLCCTTNQAHLTVSPSSSQLFQHDSVSLSCEEDDSSANWTLRRNTTAQQMSQCGDGWGKPAGSSCNISYIFPSDSGVYWCESREPSTSNSITITVTGGAVILQSPVLPVMEGHDVSLHCQTKRPPSKLPADFYKDGSLIRTEPTGHMTIHHVTKSDEGLYKCHISSHGESPPSWIYVTDKPTTTTSPTSTSLSSSSTPVSKGDNMKWLPVWLPLSCVGVVLVLLVLLVLLVLLVRQHVQRKLKADDVNAGEDVTYSDVTILHHGQQPIRRSKESDPAAVYSGVRTEDVSYGQIVIRPKRSRGSELPPDPEVVYSSLRSNIKPSHLQANH is encoded by the exons ATGTTCTGGACtgaagtaaagaagaaaaaacacaatgtggagAAGTTAAACA ttgtgatctgtctgctgtgctgcacaacaaaccaag CTCatctgactgtgagtcccagCAGCTCTCAGCTGTTTCAACAtgactctgtctctctgagctgtgaggaggacgacagcTCCGCTAATtggacactgaggaggaacacaaccgCACAACAGATGTCTCAATGTGGAGATGGTTGGGGAAAACCAGCTGGTTCTTCCTGTAACATCAGTTATATTTTCCCAtcggacagtggagtttactggtgtgagtccagagagccatcaaccagtaacagcatcaccatcactgtcactg gtggagcagtgatcctgcagagtcctgtcctccctgtgatggagggacatgatgtctctctgcactgtcaaacaaagaggcctccctccaagctcccagctgatttctataaagatggctccctcatcaggactgagcctacaggtcacatgaccatccaccatgttaccaagtctgatgaaggcctctacaagtgtcacatcagcagtcatggagagtctccacccagctggatctacgtcacag atAAACCCACCACTACAACATCCCCTACATCAACCTCTTTATCGTCATCCTCTACTCCTGTCTCTAAGGGGGACAACATGAAATGGTTGCCTGTTTGGTTGCCACTCAGCTGTGTTGGTGTTGTACTGGTCTTACTGGTTCTACTGGTCTTACTGGTTCTACTTGTGAGACaacatgttcagaggaaacTCAAAG CTGATGATGTAAATGCTGGAGAAGATGTCACATACAGCGATGTCACAATATTACATCACGGACAACAGCCAATCAGACGAAGCAAAG agTCTGATCCAGCTGCAGTTTACTCAGGAGTGAGAACAGAAGACGTCAGTTATGGACAAATAGTCATCAGACCAAAGAGGAGCAGAGGTTCAG agcTTCCTCCAGACCCAGAGGTCGTCTACTCTTCACTGAGATCGAACATCAAACCTTCACACCTTCAGGCCAACCACTGA
- the LOC137137814 gene encoding low affinity immunoglobulin gamma Fc region receptor III-like isoform X5, which translates to MFWTEVKKKKHNVEKLNIVICLLCCTTNQAHLTVSPSSSQLFQHDSVSLSCEEDDSSANWTLRRNTTAQQMSQCGDGWGKPAGSSCNISYIFPSDSGVYWCESREPSTSNSITITVTGGAVILQSPVLPVMEGHDVSLHCQTKRPPSKLPADFYKDGSLIRTEPTGHMTIHHVTKSDEGLYKCHISSHGESPPSWIYVTDKPTTTTSPTSTSLSSSSTPVSKGDNMKWLPVWLPLSCVGVVLVLLVLLVLLVLLVRQHVQRKLKADDVNAGEDVTYSDVTILHHGQQPIRRSKESDPAAVYSGVRTEDVSYGQIVIRPKRSRGSEVS; encoded by the exons ATGTTCTGGACtgaagtaaagaagaaaaaacacaatgtggagAAGTTAAACA ttgtgatctgtctgctgtgctgcacaacaaaccaag CTCatctgactgtgagtcccagCAGCTCTCAGCTGTTTCAACAtgactctgtctctctgagctgtgaggaggacgacagcTCCGCTAATtggacactgaggaggaacacaaccgCACAACAGATGTCTCAATGTGGAGATGGTTGGGGAAAACCAGCTGGTTCTTCCTGTAACATCAGTTATATTTTCCCAtcggacagtggagtttactggtgtgagtccagagagccatcaaccagtaacagcatcaccatcactgtcactg gtggagcagtgatcctgcagagtcctgtcctccctgtgatggagggacatgatgtctctctgcactgtcaaacaaagaggcctccctccaagctcccagctgatttctataaagatggctccctcatcaggactgagcctacaggtcacatgaccatccaccatgttaccaagtctgatgaaggcctctacaagtgtcacatcagcagtcatggagagtctccacccagctggatctacgtcacag atAAACCCACCACTACAACATCCCCTACATCAACCTCTTTATCGTCATCCTCTACTCCTGTCTCTAAGGGGGACAACATGAAATGGTTGCCTGTTTGGTTGCCACTCAGCTGTGTTGGTGTTGTACTGGTCTTACTGGTTCTACTGGTCTTACTGGTTCTACTTGTGAGACaacatgttcagaggaaacTCAAAG CTGATGATGTAAATGCTGGAGAAGATGTCACATACAGCGATGTCACAATATTACATCACGGACAACAGCCAATCAGACGAAGCAAAG agTCTGATCCAGCTGCAGTTTACTCAGGAGTGAGAACAGAAGACGTCAGTTATGGACAAATAGTCATCAGACCAAAGAGGAGCAGAGGTTCAG AAGTTAGTTAA
- the LOC137137814 gene encoding low affinity immunoglobulin gamma Fc region receptor III-like isoform X4: protein MFWTEVKKKKHNVEKLNIVICLLCCTTNQAHLTVSPSSSQLFQHDSVSLSCEEDDSSANWTLRRNTTAQQMSQCGDGWGKPAGSSCNISYIFPSDSGVYWCESREPSTSNSITITVTGGAVILQSPVLPVMEGHDVSLHCQTKRPPSKLPADFYKDGSLIRTEPTGHMTIHHVTKSDEGLYKCHISSHGESPPSWIYVTDKPTTTTSPTSTSLSSSSTPVSKGDNMKWLPVWLPLSCVGVVLVLLVLLVLLVLLVRQHVQRKLKADDVNAGEDVTYSDVTILHHGQQPIRRSKESDPAAVYSGVRTEDVSYGQIVIRPKRSRGSDVNRL, encoded by the exons ATGTTCTGGACtgaagtaaagaagaaaaaacacaatgtggagAAGTTAAACA ttgtgatctgtctgctgtgctgcacaacaaaccaag CTCatctgactgtgagtcccagCAGCTCTCAGCTGTTTCAACAtgactctgtctctctgagctgtgaggaggacgacagcTCCGCTAATtggacactgaggaggaacacaaccgCACAACAGATGTCTCAATGTGGAGATGGTTGGGGAAAACCAGCTGGTTCTTCCTGTAACATCAGTTATATTTTCCCAtcggacagtggagtttactggtgtgagtccagagagccatcaaccagtaacagcatcaccatcactgtcactg gtggagcagtgatcctgcagagtcctgtcctccctgtgatggagggacatgatgtctctctgcactgtcaaacaaagaggcctccctccaagctcccagctgatttctataaagatggctccctcatcaggactgagcctacaggtcacatgaccatccaccatgttaccaagtctgatgaaggcctctacaagtgtcacatcagcagtcatggagagtctccacccagctggatctacgtcacag atAAACCCACCACTACAACATCCCCTACATCAACCTCTTTATCGTCATCCTCTACTCCTGTCTCTAAGGGGGACAACATGAAATGGTTGCCTGTTTGGTTGCCACTCAGCTGTGTTGGTGTTGTACTGGTCTTACTGGTTCTACTGGTCTTACTGGTTCTACTTGTGAGACaacatgttcagaggaaacTCAAAG CTGATGATGTAAATGCTGGAGAAGATGTCACATACAGCGATGTCACAATATTACATCACGGACAACAGCCAATCAGACGAAGCAAAG agTCTGATCCAGCTGCAGTTTACTCAGGAGTGAGAACAGAAGACGTCAGTTATGGACAAATAGTCATCAGACCAAAGAGGAGCAGAGGTTCAG ACGTGAACAGGCTGTAA
- the LOC137137814 gene encoding low affinity immunoglobulin gamma Fc region receptor III-like isoform X2 codes for MKETSLQCLIFVICLLCCTTNQAHLTVSPSSSQLFQHDSVSLSCEEDDSSANWTLRRNTTAQQMSQCGDGWGKPAGSSCNISYIFPSDSGVYWCESREPSTSNSITITVTGGAVILQSPVLPVMEGHDVSLHCQTKRPPSKLPADFYKDGSLIRTEPTGHMTIHHVTKSDEGLYKCHISSHGESPPSWIYVTDKPTTTTSPTSTSLSSSSTPVSKGDNMKWLPVWLPLSCVGVVLVLLVLLVLLVLLVRQHVQRKLKADDVNAGEDVTYSDVTILHHGQQPIRRSKESDPAAVYSGVRTEDVSYGQIVIRPKRSRGSELPPDPEVVYSSLRSNIKPSHLQANH; via the exons ATGAAGGAAACATCTCTACAGTGTCTGATCT ttgtgatctgtctgctgtgctgcacaacaaaccaag CTCatctgactgtgagtcccagCAGCTCTCAGCTGTTTCAACAtgactctgtctctctgagctgtgaggaggacgacagcTCCGCTAATtggacactgaggaggaacacaaccgCACAACAGATGTCTCAATGTGGAGATGGTTGGGGAAAACCAGCTGGTTCTTCCTGTAACATCAGTTATATTTTCCCAtcggacagtggagtttactggtgtgagtccagagagccatcaaccagtaacagcatcaccatcactgtcactg gtggagcagtgatcctgcagagtcctgtcctccctgtgatggagggacatgatgtctctctgcactgtcaaacaaagaggcctccctccaagctcccagctgatttctataaagatggctccctcatcaggactgagcctacaggtcacatgaccatccaccatgttaccaagtctgatgaaggcctctacaagtgtcacatcagcagtcatggagagtctccacccagctggatctacgtcacag atAAACCCACCACTACAACATCCCCTACATCAACCTCTTTATCGTCATCCTCTACTCCTGTCTCTAAGGGGGACAACATGAAATGGTTGCCTGTTTGGTTGCCACTCAGCTGTGTTGGTGTTGTACTGGTCTTACTGGTTCTACTGGTCTTACTGGTTCTACTTGTGAGACaacatgttcagaggaaacTCAAAG CTGATGATGTAAATGCTGGAGAAGATGTCACATACAGCGATGTCACAATATTACATCACGGACAACAGCCAATCAGACGAAGCAAAG agTCTGATCCAGCTGCAGTTTACTCAGGAGTGAGAACAGAAGACGTCAGTTATGGACAAATAGTCATCAGACCAAAGAGGAGCAGAGGTTCAG agcTTCCTCCAGACCCAGAGGTCGTCTACTCTTCACTGAGATCGAACATCAAACCTTCACACCTTCAGGCCAACCACTGA
- the LOC137137814 gene encoding carcinoembryonic antigen-related cell adhesion molecule 20-like isoform X6 — protein sequence MSQCGDGWGKPAGSSCNISYIFPSDSGVYWCESREPSTSNSITITVTGGAVILQSPVLPVMEGHDVSLHCQTKRPPSKLPADFYKDGSLIRTEPTGHMTIHHVTKSDEGLYKCHISSHGESPPSWIYVTDKPTTTTSPTSTSLSSSSTPVSKGDNMKWLPVWLPLSCVGVVLVLLVLLVLLVLLVRQHVQRKLKADDVNAGEDVTYSDVTILHHGQQPIRRSKESDPAAVYSGVRTEDVSYGQIVIRPKRSRGSELPPDPEVVYSSLRSNIKPSHLQANH from the exons ATGTCTCAATGTGGAGATGGTTGGGGAAAACCAGCTGGTTCTTCCTGTAACATCAGTTATATTTTCCCAtcggacagtggagtttactggtgtgagtccagagagccatcaaccagtaacagcatcaccatcactgtcactg gtggagcagtgatcctgcagagtcctgtcctccctgtgatggagggacatgatgtctctctgcactgtcaaacaaagaggcctccctccaagctcccagctgatttctataaagatggctccctcatcaggactgagcctacaggtcacatgaccatccaccatgttaccaagtctgatgaaggcctctacaagtgtcacatcagcagtcatggagagtctccacccagctggatctacgtcacag atAAACCCACCACTACAACATCCCCTACATCAACCTCTTTATCGTCATCCTCTACTCCTGTCTCTAAGGGGGACAACATGAAATGGTTGCCTGTTTGGTTGCCACTCAGCTGTGTTGGTGTTGTACTGGTCTTACTGGTTCTACTGGTCTTACTGGTTCTACTTGTGAGACaacatgttcagaggaaacTCAAAG CTGATGATGTAAATGCTGGAGAAGATGTCACATACAGCGATGTCACAATATTACATCACGGACAACAGCCAATCAGACGAAGCAAAG agTCTGATCCAGCTGCAGTTTACTCAGGAGTGAGAACAGAAGACGTCAGTTATGGACAAATAGTCATCAGACCAAAGAGGAGCAGAGGTTCAG agcTTCCTCCAGACCCAGAGGTCGTCTACTCTTCACTGAGATCGAACATCAAACCTTCACACCTTCAGGCCAACCACTGA